From a single Plasmodium yoelii strain 17X genome assembly, chromosome: 9 genomic region:
- a CDS encoding PIR protein has product MNKETCKTFAPLRNVISNSDKGVTYQFTTDEDYKNYCTNENCDNDTDKMNARCLHIFDAFFKDKSTFENDAKGNIYIVQYILIWLSYVLSLIESNEAGNRTSFYNKYINGDEKYNKNIDDVTAYKNYKDLIDKNNYILSMDMSIISKFYDAFILLCDICIGVDEDRSNCDNYLEKAKEFAKKYDELNEDYNNGKGSPYNQLLSTLSNDYNNLKNVCNDFPSLPTYSRRLVIKNTLISIGFIFVAVSIFLGIAYKYSLFGFRKRFQKQKLREKIKNIMKKMIH; this is encoded by the exons ATGAATAAAGAAacg TGTAAAACGTTCGCTCCTTTAAGGAACGTGATTTCCAATTCGGACAAGGGTGTAACCTATCAATTTACAACTGATGAAGATTACAAAAATTACTGTACTAATGAAAATTGTGATAATGATACTGATAAAATGAATGCTAGatgtttacatatttttgatGCATTCTTTAAGGATAAGTCTACGTTTGAAAATGATGCAAAAGGAAACATCTATATTGTTCAATACattttgatatggttaagttatgtGTTAAGCCTGATCGAAAGTAATGAAGCTGGCAATAGAACGagtttttataataaatatataaatggtgATGAGAAGTACAATAAGAATATAGATGATGTTACtgcttataaaaattataaggatcttatagataaaaataattatattttaagtaTGGATATGAgcattatatctaaattttatgatgcatttatattattatgtgacaTTTGTATTGGGGTTGATGAAGATAGGTCAAATTGCGATAATTATTTAGAAAAAGCTAAAGAATTtgctaaaaaatatgatgagcTTAATGAAgattataataatggtaAAGGCAGTCCCTATAATCAATTATTatctacattatcaaatgattataataatttaaaaaatgtatgtaaTGATTTTCCATCACTTCCAACATATTCACGAAGAttagtaataaaaaacacACTAATTTCAATTggatttatatttgttgccgtatcaattttcttgggaattgcatataag tattcattatttggatttcggaaacgatttcaaaaacaaaaattaagagaaaaaataaaaaatataatgaagaaaatgattcattaa
- a CDS encoding PIR protein translates to MNKEVCEKFKTVTTNLEYDSNTKNYKFKDNTDFKEYCTDDNCDNDLDNISAGCLFLFNEIFGNSTSFSFIAKGNTNIVEYIMIWLSYMLNFKKIEENDTIKNFYEAYINSDNRYITDINNVSGYKNYKDLIDKKEDLMSIYVKDMSKFYYVFTLLCMMYVEFDEERPNCYKFSEIANDFAKKYDELNENYNNGKDSPYNKLLSTLSNDYNNFKNKCNDPEFSNFPSLPTYSRRLVIKNTLISIGFIFIAVSIFLGIGYKYSLFGFRKRFQKQCLRERIKNIKKKLIINKLF, encoded by the exons atgaataaagaAGTG TGTGAAAAGTTCAAGACTGTAACGACGAATTTAGAATATGATTCGAAtactaaaaattataaatttaaagataatacAGATTTCAAAGAGTACTGTACTGATGACAATTGTGATAATGATCTCGATAATATTagtgctggatgtttatttttgtttaatgaAATCTTTGGGAATTCTACCTCGTTTAGTTTTATTGCAAAAGGAAACACCAATATTGTTgaatacattatgatatggttaagttatatgttaaacttTAAGAaaattgaagaaaatgacactataaagaatttttatgaagcatatataaatagtgataataGGTATATTAcggatataaataatgttaGTGGCTATAAGAACtataaggatcttatagataaaaaagaagatTTGATGAGTATTTATGTTAAAgatatgtctaaattttattatgtatttacattattatgTATGATGTATGTTGAATTTGATGAAGAAAGGCCAAATTGCTATAAATTTTCGGAAATAGCTAATGATTTtgctaaaaaatatgatgaacttaatgaaaattataataatggtaAAGATAGTCcctataataaattattatctacattatcaaatgattataataattttaaaaataaatgtaatgaTCCTGAATTTAGCAACTTTCCATCACTTCCAACATATTCACGAAGAttagtaataaaaaacacACTTATTTCAATtggatttatatttattgccgtatcaattttcttgggaattggatataag tattcgttatttggatttcggaaacgatttcaaaagCAATGTTTAAgagaaagaataaaaaatataaagaagaaactgatcattaataaattattctga